aggattttgtttaaaatattcgaGAGCCCTCTATTTCGTCACTTTCTTTACCCGTTTTGACGAAATACCAACACTATCGGTAAGATTCAGACGCGCATGACCAACGAAGGACAAGcactttcaatttatttaaaacttttgatagGAAAACTTAGGAATATTTTATATCCGACCCGGTATTCAAACCGCCGAGCCCTATGCGGCAGTAGCATTTACTACCGACGGCACCATAGAGACAGCAAATGCCTATATCTGTATGAAACCTTGCAATATTTGACCGAAATCATTCGGCCTTTACTTCTTACGGTAGCCATTGCCAATAAGTCCGATGCAAAAATTGTCAAATTCATTTAGTATTTTTCTGCTGACGTTTCGTACAACCGTAGCGACATCTACACGGTAGCAATTAAAACCGACAGCGAACGTGTACTCGTAATAATCAACGAGTGtcttgttattttagtttttttaatactttaagaGGTTTTTATGTAAAGTGCTTGAGATTTAATGAAGTTTCTCTCGTTAATCCTTTTCTTTTTGAAGGTTTTTGTAAGCTGTTACTGTGGTTTTTGTTTTCGACGATATTGTTTGGAATGTTAAGGTTTTCGGGGACTTCTCACAAATAATAAGGTTTGTAAAAGTTGTTGTCAGGATTAAAAAATATGGCGATGTTTATTGTATCTTTTATGATGACACCACCCTAAAATTATGGATTTCATAGTTTGCTAACAAACTTTTTGATCCCTCGTTGTTTGTATGAATCAAAGATTCATTCACGTATAACGTTGGGAAATGTAAAACTTGTCTTTATaagcttaaatattttaactgtgATTATTCTAGCACGTTTTAATTCACGCCTCTAAGGCCCTTACCTGTTCTAAACCTAAATTTTCTGTCACATTATCTAGGAGGAAGGTTATCTGACTATTATTCATAACTTAACTGACTCTaagtatacaaattatatttcctCTAACACCAAAAGCACACAGTAACTTCAGTCAACGTGAAAATATCCAGCCTACTCATTTATCTACAAGTAAAAACCGTTCGCAAGGCGTCCCGAATAACAGCTTGTTATAGCTAACAAGGTCCCAGTTTGTGGCTAATTTGCATGTGAACCGCTTACGCCGCCACTCACGTGTCGGGCTTTAAGGCACTGTACAAAAAATGTTCAGATAAGCCCCTCTCACGCCGTGTTATGGCCTAGAGTCAATATTGAAAATTTGAAGGCGTAGGTGTATTGATTAGTGGATAAGgtttttctttgttatatttacttGACTGATGAAAATCAAGTTTAGGGTTATTTTGCTAAAGATTTTTTGATCTCTCAAGCTTGTGTCTCCATCCGAATGAGGACAAGCCTTTGCTGACTtatttgagtccaccacactggccaagtacgggttggggatattgcatgccctcaagaatcACCGTTAGaagaagtgataattatttctaattaacaCAAAACTTGGCAAAGTAAATCGGTGTGTTGCCCCGGGTTCGAGCTGTCGATCACTTGCGCAGAAAATGCCAACTTATACCCTTCGGCTATTACTGCTACATGTAATAAACATGTATTAATTCGTAAACAAGCTGGATAACCGTCCGATACATTCACCCGCAGCATTAGGGCTCGCCTATCAAAGGTTATCACTGTTTGTCAACAGACACTCGTATTATGCGGGAATGCACTTCTCATTCGCAATTACAGTGTCATTTACCGAATTTCCTGGAATTATTTccaataatgtattatttgattttaacataaatttttaacatgaatattataataaacagaaTCTTACTATGGTGTGATAGAATGGCCTGCTACCTTAATAGTATCAGTCTATTTAGAATTTGGTCTATGATAAGTAACTAAATTAAGCTTAAAGTCATATATCTGTAGTAAAATTTGCTATCAATACAATCGACTCATTAGTTGAAAAAAAATGGATTTGAAGCTACAGCTACGTAgcatttctatattattataatattgtccATAAGCGTCTCGATTGATGGCCTATAATTGTGCGTAATCAACCCTCTAGTCATATGAAGAGGAAATTACAATCCCTATGCAGAATGCAAGCAAAACATTCCCAAGGggaacaaaacataatttttccATTATTACTCCATCAACGCTATCTTTACTGCCTATTGATTATCATAAATTCCGCCGCAAGTACCAGGAAATGGGACATACACATGTTCAAGAGCACATCAATCTCAAAGCAATGGAGACAAATAGTATCCATTCTTTCTCGTACAGTTTTATCTAGTTTCATTAATCTGTTCAAATTTACTTACCAATTTTATTGAGCTCACagctattatataaaaataaaaaactgccTGGACGTCACATGATGGCAGGTGGCCTTTGTTGTGTAGATTCCAAAAGTGAACTGAATGGTGTGGGATTTTAGCTTGTTTCTACTTCTCCTTAAAATCTAGTTTTCTTCTATAACCCACTTCtgatttctgtcccactgcggAGCAAAGGTTTCGTCTCGAACTAAGGAGGGGTCTAGTTATATAATTGTTAttcttttatcaaaacaagcggcaaaataattaaagataaaacCGGTAGTGATACGCTCAGTGTGCAGACGCTCTTATAAAATGTGATTAGaactcttttaaaaaaaaaaaaaaatcggtaCTATTTTTGGCCCTTGGCCCTTGAGTTAGGTATATTGATATTAGgcttttataactataaaacaaTGATAATACATACGTTCCATCGAGTaagcgattttttttaaagtagtctGTGGCTCAATCCGGGCTTTCACTTGAaagatgaaacaaaaaaattgatttTCGTTTCTGCAACACAAGAAAGGATGCATAATATGTATGAGGGCTCAAAATGTCTGAGGTCATATTGCTCATTACCTTTTGTAGGTCGTACGAAACCGGTCCCCCATTTTATCACCGGTTGCTGCGCCTTAACCACTACCTTAGGTTCTACATACTTTCCTTTCATTTGCCTTTAGCAGTCAGTGCAGAAACCGCGGCAACTTGTTTATCAGTGCAAAGTGAAGTATCAAGATCgaaaattatctattttttagAGCTACATTTCATACGTTACGAGATAAAATTCAGATCATTACTCTACACATTTGTTGTTATCAGATAACAAATATCTTAACTCTAATACGTTCGGAAATACTGATAGCAGTTACTggaaaatttagttttaataaaatcttagtGCCACGGACGTATTTACAATGGAGTATTCTCTAAAAGATAAAGTGGTTGTTATTACTGGAGGAGCAAGTGGTATTGGTTGTGAAATTGCAGACAAATATCTAGAGGAAGGAGCGAAAGTTGCAGTCATCATAGATGTTAATGAAACGCAAGGGAAAGGAACAGagaagaattttaatgaaaaatatggCGAAGGAAGAtctgattttataaaatgtgaCGTGACTACCAATCTTGAAGCTACATACAAAGtaattattgagaaatataaaacagtGGATGTTTTAGTACTTAATGCAGGAATAGCAGATGACTCTGTACCTAGAAAAATGATTGATATTCTCGTTACTTCTGTTATAGAATGGGCATTTAAGTTTCTAGAACTCATGAGACGGGACAAGGGTGGTAATGGAGGAACGATTATAATAAATTCTTCAATTTTCGGATTCAGAATTGTGCCTTATGCACCTGTGTATCAAGCATCGAAATTTGCTGTACTCGGATTTGCTAAATCTATTGGACATGATTACCATTTTGAGAAGACcgctgttcgtgtattaactaTATGCCCAGGGTTTACTGAAACTAATCTTACAAAGAATGTGTACGACCCAGAACTTAAAAAGTTGGTGCCAGATCAGGATTTGATTAAATTTGTGGACTCTCAGCCGTGGCAGAAGGTAGAAGCCGTTGGAAACGCAGCTGTTGAAGTATTTAAATGTGCAAAGAGTGGAACAGTTTGGATTATTGAAGGTGGTAAATTGACTGAATTAGTTTAACCCataagtttataaattattgctATTGTAAACAAGTCtcagtacatttaaaaatattctagatagcttattaaatacaattttgacagttgtttttctacatttactgttactttattcagcagataggttatctgatacACATTGCAACTAGcctttatacttttaaaactcAGGGActtgattttaaattgttaagtaaacatattttaagattaaatgTAGAACTGTCATTTGGATACTATTATAATTCATAGCATTTAAAAACAAGCATGATAGAAAACGtgataaaactataaattacgACTGGTATACTAAtctaaacaataacaaatcgTATGTTGACTTATGTTTTCATTCGCACAATAATCttgtaattaattgtaatagGTCGTTTTTGCTTTGAACAACTTAAACACGAGAGATCATTATAGAAAGTACTAACTGTCTGACTAAACTCCACTCGTgcataaactttttttaaatattcgggtcttcaatttaaaaaatattaaattattacctttttggcgcagtggtttaaatCACCTCGCGGCCGTAATTgagtcaggaggtcgtgggtttgattcccacaaagaatgataattatttgtgcgatccacaagtaattgtttcgggtcgtGTTGTATTATATTCTTTGTCCGTTCTTAGCATGTTcgttaaacataatattaaaatgcaacgggtcttatacgcgattgaaaatttaaaggttaggatactagtcgcgagagtttaaaaacgttaatgttCGTTAAAGTCCTGGCGACATAAGAGTAAATCTTAGTGCGGttgttatttaactaaaataattgaCTAAACCGTTTTAGTCGTTAAACTGGCAGACAGATTtcgacatttataatattactataattaacCTTAGCATATTACAGTATGTGGAgtctaaataaattactatgtaaaggttaacaaaaaaattgttactaaaaatatatcaataatacaaaaaagggaacaaaaaactacaaatacTTATGCAATTGtatgcataattatattacttatagatttcatttacttaatttttttgctAACTCTACACAGCAATATACTTCACACTTAAGCAATAAACTCTTGACATTGATATCGTCTTTTGATCTTTTTGCAATATATATCCGACTTATCTCAGGCCAtgctataatatatttacttgcAATTCATCCTCACTGATATCCGCATATATAATCTGAAACAAACAAGACTACTGCTTAGTGTAACTTAGTCCACTCGACACTAACCATGGCTAGAGATTTAACAAACAAAGTTGTTGTGATCACGGGAGGCGCAGACGGCATTGGTTATGAAGTAGCCGACAAATATCTTCAAAAAGGAGCTAAGATTACCATACTTCTAGACATTAACGAAAAACTAGGAGCCGAAGCTGTTAAGAAACTAACAGCAAAACACGGGAACAATAAAGCTGTATTCTTTAAATGTGATGTAACTACAGACTTGGAAACAGTTTCAAAGAAAATCTTCAGTTCTTACAAAGTGGATATCCTTCTAAATAATGCCGGGATACTCAACGATGCGTTAATCAAGAAGACGATTGACATTAACGTGACAGCAGTCGTAGCTTTCGGCTTGAAATTTTGGGAGCACATGAGAAAAGACAACGGAGGGAATGGAGGTACTATCATCAACCTTGCATCGATATACGGGTACAGAGTGGACCAGTTTCTCCCAGTCTACCAAGCTTCCAAATTCGCAGTCATGGGCTTTACCAAGTCTTTGGGACATGCAGCTAATTTCCAAAGGTCTGGCGTGAGGGTAGTGGCAATATGTCCTGGGTTTACTGAAACTAAATTGACAGAACAACCTGTTATGTGGGATCCGAGCCAGAATAATGAGTTTGGGAAGTTCTTAAAGTCTCAAGCTTGGCAGCAAGTGGAGGCTGTGGGTAATGCGGCTGTAGAAATATATGAGAGAGCCGACAGTGGAAGTGCATGGCTGATTGAAGGAGGCCGCCCTATTGTTGAAGTTGGaaagtaaattgttaaaaagtgATCCGGTGGTTTGttctaaaatatatgaaatttaaacaagttgtttcgttttatttatgttctgtGAATTTTTGTAGAGAAACGAAATGTGTATGTAATACTAAAACGAAAAAAGTCACCCcatctaaaaaaatactaaaaatattacaaaaaataatattattatatccaaaacagttctttgtaaaatatgatGCAATCTAAACTTTTGCAGTGGATTAACGCAAAGGCGTTGACATCGGGGGCGACCCATGAACAGATTAAATTCAAAAGTTTGACCTAAAAGAATTTCATTTGTATTATAATGCACGCCTCCAAGAAGTGTATTAAATCGGCTTGGAACCTGcaaccatttgcgtgggaggggccaactcggctatcactgcgtAGTGATATGTAATTCTGAAATTATCACTTAATGACTAAAATAACTTTAGCGTTATCTGTTTTTTTTGAAGATAGAGTTAATAAATCTACTATCTCAAAGTATTTTGGACCAGCAGTAGCTTTTGGTTGCCAATCAAAAACGGACGtctgcaaaaaaataataccaaatatATTGCAGTCATGGAGAGAAATCTTAAAGACAAAATAGTGGTTGTTACCGGAGGTGCTGTAGGTATAGGATATCAAATATCAAACTTTTTCCTCAAGAATGGAGCTAAAACCATCATCGTCCTGGACATCCTTGAAACAACTGGTGCTGAAGCCGTCAAAACCCTCAACGAACAATACGGTGAAGGAAAAGCTGTCTTCATGAAGTGTGACGTCACTAAAGATCTTGAGCCAGTGTCCAGTGaaatactatcaaaatataaagtGGATGTTCTAGTTAATAATGCTGGCATTTTGGATGAAACTTCTTTAAGAAAGACTTTGGAAATTAATACTATTGCTGTCGTGGAATGGGGAATGAAGTTTTGGGATTATATGAGAAAGGACAATGGAGGTTCTGGTGGTACTATTGTTAACGTGGCTTCTATCTATGGGTTCGAGTTCGATCCTTGgtctatttattataaaacatcaaAGCACGCAGTCATTGGTTTCACAAAAACTCTCGGTCATccacaaaattatgaaaaaactgGTGTAAGAGTGATCGGCATTTGTCCAGGATTTACTGATACAAAAATTCTAGAAGGTAAACTCTCTGATTTTCGTAAAGAAGAATGCATTGAGTTTATTAAGAGCCAAATACTGCAAAAAACAGAAACTATTGGAGAAGCTGCTGTTGAAATATTCAAGATTGCTGAAACCGGTACAGCTTGGGTGAAAAAGGATAATCTGCCTATTGAACTAGCTCCTATTAATACACAATAAAGTATTGCGTACTAATCTGCTTTTGTTTCAATTCCTTTTCAAAAACTgacatgttttaaaaacaacttaCACAAAAATGATCGgcagcgcgattctctgcaGACGGTACTTGCGAGTATTGAGTTTGACagtgaacaatttatttaaaaatttgttcCTATGTTAATTGCCTGGGAATCTTATTAGGCATTCTTACAACATTGATCGATAGCTAACCGGAGGTCAATtggttgatagtggtagagaatgtCCCcgaaaaagaaataacaaagaTATATTCGTTCtgtattattacaataacataaatgttgtaGATAAGGCGACCACTTTTACCTTTCATTaactactaatataaatattctaatactcTGATTTCCATAAAAGTCTAtgagttagttatttttatttcatagcgatttttttagaaattttggTTATATTACTACtcgtatgtaatattttatgtatgagcATACTTGATGGATCTGAGAAGAAtagaaaataagttatttttaatgccTCTGAAACAGTTAATTCAAATCGAGACCAACGTTTGCCGTGTCggctttacaatattatgtaatactacaTAGGTCATTACAAGAATATACAAATTCGTAGCAAGACTAAAAATATCCTTATCGAAGATAGTAATTATACATGGggtaatcaatttattaatcaaaGTTTAAGTATTGCTTGCCCTCTGCAAACGCAATATTAATCTATTTTGTTGCACTCGGAGTGAACATCAGTTCTACAAGAAGCGAAATTAAGAGTTTGAAATAATCAGTCCAATTTTATTTTCcacattcattatttttttatttttgttttgtcataaaataattacactcTGTATGCTTTAtctttgtatttataaagatatGTTATCTACTATCTCAACAAATTTTCGACCAGTAGTTGTTTTTAGTTGCCAATTAAGAACACACGACTGTAAATAAAGAATTTCGATACATTTAATACAAAGTCATGGAGAGAGATCTTAAAGATAAAGTAGTGGTTGTTACCGGTGGTGCTATAGGTATAGGATATCAAATATCAGATTTCTTCCTCAAGAATGGAGCTAAAACCATCATCGTTCTGGACATCCTTGAAACAACAGGTGCTGAAGCTGTCAGAACCCTCAACAAACAACACGGTGAAGGAAAAGCTGTCTTCATGAAGTGTGACGTCACTAAAGATCTTGAGCCAGTGTCCAGTGAAatactgtcaaaatataaaGTGGATGTTCTAGTTAATAATGCTGGCATTTTGGATGAAACTTCTTTAAAAAAGACTTTGGAAATTAATACTATTGCTGTCGTTGAATGGGGAATGAAGTTTTGGGATCACATGAGAAAGGACAATGGAGGTTCCGGTGGTACTATCGTCAACGTGGCTTCCATCTACGGTTTCGAGTTTGATCCCTGGTTAGTGTATTACAAGACATCAAAGCACGCAGTCATTGGTTTCACAAAAACTCTCGGTCATccacaaaattatgaaaaaactgGTGTAAGAGTGATCGGCATTTGTCCAGGATTTACTGATACAAAAATTCTAGAAGGTAAACTCTCTGATTATCGTAAAGAAGAATGTGTTGAGTTTATTAACAGTCAAATATGGCAGAAAGTGGAATTAGTTGGTCAAGCTGCTGTGAATATATTCAAGGTTGCTGACACTGGTACCGCTTGGGTGACTAAAAACAACCAGCCTATTGAACCTGCTCCTATAAATGcacaataaattttgttaagaactattattatttgtttcttttatgtatttgatCGGATGTCTAGTTAAAATCTTCACTTTATTATCTATACTGACTCGTTACTGATATGTTATGGATAGGGGTTTGGGTTATAGTCTAATACGCGAGTTGATTGGAACTTCCAAACTTTGAACCTTTAAGAGTAGTGTAAATAACTAACTACCAGGTGAAAAAAAacgacattatttattacaataatactgtatttttatcatatttctttaattaatttattgttatttatgtctCTTGATTACTCCTAATACTTACGACATCTAATAAAAATTTGATCTCAAGGAAGTCTTTTATCGCAATCTGTCACTCTACACAAGGTAACCTTAAGACATTTTTCTAGAAGTTTCTTAACAGGCTGTTGTTTATGTGCCGCGTAATGAGGGGCATTGTATGACGACAGGTGGCAGGGGAGAGGGGTGGAGCTAAAAGCTTTGCAACATTAGTTCCCATCAACTGAGCTACGGACTTAGCTGGTAAAGGATATACGGGAAGACATTTTTGTGAGCATTTTGTTAAGACGGTTGGATTTATGACTTGATTTCTTGAGCGACAGACGATGTACTCCCTCGTTAGAATATGATAATTGTTTCAGGGTATCTATAGATATTCATTACAACTTTCTGTGAGGCTAACGGAAAGCACCTTAAGAAAATTTGTGAGTATGACAACATATTCTTGAAAAATTGTATCTTCTCGACCTAAAATGGTTGTCGTTGTTTGTGTTAGAAGAATCCTCAGGGCATCATCCCTTAGGTCCGATGTATAAAATCTTGTACAGAATTTAGCCGTTCTGTTCTCCGTTTTCTTCTCCCGTAAGTGCGTCAAGTCTCGCATCGTAAACCGGCTGTTTCCACAAAGTTGTTCTTACACTTTTATTATTCTATGTTTGTGTGGCCCACGGAACGTTACCAAAGTTACTCGATTTTAAACCATCACGGTCACATTAAGATGTGAAATTATTTCGACCTACTTTCAATTGTATATACtaatgtatggatgtttttgataaaagttttttggaacatatttttatattgaatgtgTGTTTGTAAGacttaagtaaaatataatgacATTGTAGACTTTCGCgacaatatgtttttattagtaAGAATAAGGGTTTTATTATGATGCCACTCTAGTGGTTTGCAAGTAAAGAGTTATGATATTTAGGTTACCTTCAagcataaaaatgtaatagttattctttgtaccatttttattattatgtagataccATTAAGTTAGCCGAGGTAACAGACGTTCaacatatgtttttatatatttttttaactcattactgtcccactgctgggcaagattTCCTCCCTAACGAGGGAGGGGTATTTAAACGATGACGCATAATTTAACAGAATTATAAAACGAATCTTAaacttaaatgaaatataaataaatacgcaaaattaatcaacaaagaaaagaaaacagcAAGAACAGCAAATTTAATTACAAGCATAGCAGTCAGCCGCAAAGTTATTACAGTCAGCCGCTAATGAGCCGCGTGATAGATGCTCATTGGAGTTGGCAGGGCACCGATTAAGAGACCCTTAACGCCTTATTGACGACCCTACTATAAACGATAATGCAATGCTTTAGAAAGGGATTGTTTCTTTGCAGGTTTAAGGACACAGAAGATAAATTGGTTAACTTTCAGGCTAGTTTCAACATTTAAGTGTGAAATAACCTACTTTATGGATAAAATAATACCAGATGGATGAATGAGGAGTTTGTGGCTTAGTTAACTTACCCACGCCGatagatctctgaggttaagctacgcttgccgaggtggttCTGTGGGTGACCATcatatacatatcgagttcctttTATTGTAAGAatgtataatataggtatataaatagATCTCCATATATAATTGATATACAATCATTGTAAACGATACAAAGATTCAACTTGATAACTGACGTTCTTCAGTTCAATCTGAAGGTCACAGTCTGATAAAATACATGCGTAATCAATGCAATACGATCCAATAATTGAATGATTGTTGTAGATAACATCTGTAATTGCCTTAAGATACTATCACAAAAGTATTTATGACGATATATTGTTTCACAAAATGCGTTATACGCGCATAATGATACGTtgcgatatatattttttttctttcaacaataagacttaattatttacacaaatttCACACGGGAGTTCCACAGGGATCTGTCCTTGGCCCAGTCCTGTATACCATCTACACTTCAGATCTCCCAGAAACACAAGAGGTAACTACCGCTACTTTTGCTGATGACACTGCAATTCTCGTGAACAACAAAGATCCGATTGTAGCGTCTGCCATCTTGCAGAAAAGCCTCAATAAGGTCGACGAGTGGACCAAGAAATGGAGAATCAAAACAAGTACAACCAAATCCGTACAAGTTACTTTTACTCTAAGGAAAGGAAGCTGTGCTCCGGTAAAACTAGGCAACAATGCTCTGCCACAGACCGACTCTGTTCGATATCTTGGTATGCATCTAGACAGAAAGCTGAACTGGAAGAGGCACATCAAAACAAAACGAGACGAGCTGAGCATGCGGTTCAGAAGCATCTACTGGTTGATGGCACGTAACTCCAAATTATCCATCGACAATAAATTGTTGATATACAAGATGCTGCTAAAACCAATATGGACGTATGGCGCACAACTGTGGGGAAGTGCTTGCGACTCCAATTTAAACGTAATGCAAAGGCTGCAAAATGGTATCCTGAGAACCATTTCCAATGCACCATGGTTCATCACCAACACAGAGATCCACGAAGCCCtgaaaataacaacaattagGGAGGAGCTAAAATTAATAcgacataaatataaaacacggCTGGAAAATCACCGTAATGACTTAGCTACTGCGTTGGCAACCATCTCCTACACAAAACGACTGAAACGCCACGATGTAATTGGTGACAGATGGTGAAGGACAAGGTGTCTCCTACTGAGGAGCTccttaaaaatgacaaaatgaCACAGAATAAATCTGCTTATAGTTTGGGACTGATtgcagatataaataaaaaaaaaaaaaaaaaaattacacaaatgaAGAATGATGACGTTCGTTCTGATTGAGGTAGTGACCCGTGGTGACTGTGCCGTAACAAACTAACGTTACGAAATACGAAAACGTTTATAATACCACTGTACAGCTTATAGtgcatagctgacccgcgcaacttcgcttgcgtcacataagagaatgggtcaaaattttcccagtatttgtgacattttttactggtattctgctcctattggacgtagcgtgatgatatatagccaatagccttcctcgataaatggactatctaacactgaaatattttttcaaatcggaccagtagtttctgagattagcgcattcaaacaaataaacaaacaaacaaactcttcagctttataatattagtatatgtaGATATAGTGCTATAAAACAAGTTGCTACGTACGAATGCATCAACTACTTTCTCAGACAAGTATATAGATACTTCCTTCAAAGAGAAATCCTCCTTGAAGTTCTACATCGCAATCTCTTTTCCCACTATCCTGGTATTCCCAGGAGTGTACTGAAGGTAGGACAAGTCGACACGCTCGCAGCTCGCGTCTGTTCACTCATAACATGAAGGGAACACGCTGTATATGGGGCTTGAGTTAGAAGAGGTAGCGATTTTGTAGCTCGGAACATACTTTTCAGCATATGGATAAAATCGGTAACGATTAAAAActctgataaataatattaaacactagctgactcgcgccacttcgcttgcgtcacataagagagaatgagttgtaattttccccgtttttgtaacatttcttactgttactctgctcctattggtcgcagcgtgataatatatagcctatagccttcctcgataaatggactatctaagactttaagaatttttcaaattggacccgtc
Above is a genomic segment from Anticarsia gemmatalis isolate Benzon Research Colony breed Stoneville strain chromosome 8, ilAntGemm2 primary, whole genome shotgun sequence containing:
- the LOC142975153 gene encoding 15-hydroxyprostaglandin dehydrogenase [NAD(+)]-like; the encoded protein is MEYSLKDKVVVITGGASGIGCEIADKYLEEGAKVAVIIDVNETQGKGTEKNFNEKYGEGRSDFIKCDVTTNLEATYKVIIEKYKTVDVLVLNAGIADDSVPRKMIDILVTSVIEWAFKFLELMRRDKGGNGGTIIINSSIFGFRIVPYAPVYQASKFAVLGFAKSIGHDYHFEKTAVRVLTICPGFTETNLTKNVYDPELKKLVPDQDLIKFVDSQPWQKVEAVGNAAVEVFKCAKSGTVWIIEGGKLTELV
- the LOC142975156 gene encoding 15-hydroxyprostaglandin dehydrogenase [NAD(+)]-like, which encodes MARDLTNKVVVITGGADGIGYEVADKYLQKGAKITILLDINEKLGAEAVKKLTAKHGNNKAVFFKCDVTTDLETVSKKIFSSYKVDILLNNAGILNDALIKKTIDINVTAVVAFGLKFWEHMRKDNGGNGGTIINLASIYGYRVDQFLPVYQASKFAVMGFTKSLGHAANFQRSGVRVVAICPGFTETKLTEQPVMWDPSQNNEFGKFLKSQAWQQVEAVGNAAVEIYERADSGSAWLIEGGRPIVEVGK
- the LOC142975155 gene encoding 15-hydroxyprostaglandin dehydrogenase [NAD(+)]-like, encoding MERNLKDKIVVVTGGAVGIGYQISNFFLKNGAKTIIVLDILETTGAEAVKTLNEQYGEGKAVFMKCDVTKDLEPVSSEILSKYKVDVLVNNAGILDETSLRKTLEINTIAVVEWGMKFWDYMRKDNGGSGGTIVNVASIYGFEFDPWSIYYKTSKHAVIGFTKTLGHPQNYEKTGVRVIGICPGFTDTKILEGKLSDFRKEECIEFIKSQILQKTETIGEAAVEIFKIAETGTAWVKKDNLPIELAPINTQ
- the LOC142975154 gene encoding alcohol dehydrogenase 1-like; its protein translation is MERDLKDKVVVVTGGAIGIGYQISDFFLKNGAKTIIVLDILETTGAEAVRTLNKQHGEGKAVFMKCDVTKDLEPVSSEILSKYKVDVLVNNAGILDETSLKKTLEINTIAVVEWGMKFWDHMRKDNGGSGGTIVNVASIYGFEFDPWLVYYKTSKHAVIGFTKTLGHPQNYEKTGVRVIGICPGFTDTKILEGKLSDYRKEECVEFINSQIWQKVELVGQAAVNIFKVADTGTAWVTKNNQPIEPAPINAQ